Part of the Alphaproteobacteria bacterium genome is shown below.
GACCGCCGCGCGCTGTCGATCGGCTGGACGCGGTTCTTCGACAGGTACGACCTGCTGCTTTGCCCGACCTTGGCCGTGCCGGCCTTCGAGACCGGCCGCGGCGCGCCGATGGACGGCGACGGCAAGCCCAACATGCAGTGGTCGCCCTATACGGCGCACTTCAACCTGTCACGCCATCCGGCGGCCTCGGTGCCCTGCGGCCTGACGCGCGCCGGCCTGCCGGTCGGGCTGATGATCGTGTCCGGCCACTACCGCGACGCGCTGGTGCTGCGCGCCGCGCACCACTTCCAGACGGCGTTCCCGCTGAAGCTGCCGGTGCTGCCGGCGCATTGATTTCTTTGGGAGCGCCGGCGACCCGCCGGCTCTTCTCATGATGTCGGCGAGACGCTGGCGATCCCGATCAGGCCCGCCATCCTGAGCGGAGCGAAGGATCCAGCGGTAGCGAGCGCAGACGCATTGCTGGCGTGTGGCCGCGATATCGCAAGGTCCTTCGCTGCGCTCAGGACGACGATCAAGCCGCTTCCTTCCAGCTCGCGTCCACCACGGCGACGATGTCGCGCATGATGGCGGTGATGTCGAAGTCCTTGGGCGTGTAGACGCGCGCGACGCCGGCCCTGGTCAGCGCCTCGGCGTCCTCGGCCGGGATGATGCCGCCGACCACGACCGGCACGTCGGCGATGCCGGCGGCGCGCAGGCCGTCCATCACCTCGGCGACCAGGGTGACGTGGCTGCCGGAGAGGATCGACAGGCCGACGACGTGCACGCCTTCCTCGAGCGCGGCGTTGACGATCTGCGCCGGGGTCAGCCTTATGCCCTCGTAGACGACCTCCATGCCGCAATCGCGCGCGCGCACGGCGATCTGCTCGGCGCCGTTGCTGTGGCCGTCGAGGCCGGGCTTGCCGACGAGGATCTTCAGGCGGCGGCCGAGACGACGCGACACCGCCTCGACCTCGCGGCGCACGCCGTCGAGGCGCTCGGCCGAGACGCCGGCGGCGCGCGCCACGCCGGTCGGCGCGCGGTACTCGCCGTAGATCTCGCGCAGCGCCTGGCCCCATTCGCCCGTCGTCACGCCGGCATGGGCGCAGGCGATCGACGGCTCCATGATATTGCGGCCTTCCTTTGCTGCGCTCTTCAGCGCGTCGAGCGCCGACGCGGCGGCGGCATTGTTGCGGCTGGCGCGCCAGGCCTGCAACGCCTCGATCTGCTCGCGCTCGACCGAGGCGTCGACGGTGAGGATCGCGCCGGCGCCGGTCGAGAGCGGCGAGGGCTCGGCGTCGGTGAAGGCGTTGACGCCGACCACCATCTGCTCGCCGGCCTCGATGGCGGCGATGCGGCGAAGGTTCGATTCGACCAGGCGCTGCTTCATGTAGCTGGCCTCGACGGCGGCGACGGCGCCGCCCATCGCCTCGATCCTCGCCAGCTCGGCGCGCGCTTCGTCCTTCAGCTCGGCGACCTTGCGGGCTACCTCGGTGCTGCCGTCGAACAGGTCGCCGAACTCCAGGAGATCGGTCTCGTGCGCCACGATCTGCTGCAGGCGCAGCGACCATTGCTGATCCCAGGGGCGCGGCAGGCCCAGCGCCTCATTCCACGCCGGCAGCTGGACGGAGCGCGCGCGGGCGTTCTTCGACAGCACCACCGCCAGCATCTCCAGCAGGATGCGATAGACGTTGTTCTCGGGCTGCTGCTCGGTCAGGCCGAGCGAGTTGACCTGCACGCCGTAGCGGAACAGGCGCTGCTTGGGATCCGTCACGCCGTAGCGGTCGGCCAGCTCGTCCCACAGCTCGACGAAGGCGCGCATC
Proteins encoded:
- a CDS encoding protein meaA, giving the protein MSTATPTPSRPAAPAKERPWLIRTYSGHSTAKKSNELYRTNLSRGQTGLSIAFDLPTQTGYDSDHVLAKGEVGKVGVPVSHLGDMLTLLDGIPLDRMNTSMTINAPAAWLLSLYIAAAEKQGVARGQLQGTTQNDIVKEYLSRGTYIFPPQPSLKLTADTIAFTYREVPKWNPMNVCSYHLQEAGATPVQELAFSLANAVAVLDTVRAQGQVPDADFPQVFGRISFFVNAGVRFVTEMCKMRAFVELWDELADRYGVTDPKQRLFRYGVQVNSLGLTEQQPENNVYRILLEMLAVVLSKNARARSVQLPAWNEALGLPRPWDQQWSLRLQQIVAHETDLLEFGDLFDGSTEVARKVAELKDEARAELARIEAMGGAVAAVEASYMKQRLVESNLRRIAAIEAGEQMVVGVNAFTDAEPSPLSTGAGAILTVDASVEREQIEALQAWRASRNNAAAASALDALKSAAKEGRNIMEPSIACAHAGVTTGEWGQALREIYGEYRAPTGVARAAGVSAERLDGVRREVEAVSRRLGRRLKILVGKPGLDGHSNGAEQIAVRARDCGMEVVYEGIRLTPAQIVNAALEEGVHVVGLSILSGSHVTLVAEVMDGLRAAGIADVPVVVGGIIPAEDAEALTRAGVARVYTPKDFDITAIMRDIVAVVDASWKEAA